From candidate division WOR-3 bacterium, the proteins below share one genomic window:
- a CDS encoding TolC family protein: protein MDPMLGIEFSKDMRMYSISQEFPFPTKLSSQYKIATTVAEKNFILFEAKKNEVIKNVKELYGQLYIIRKEREIMEMVKENLEGIHSVTMRNYTLNRVSQTDVLQVEIGQTKLENEILNIKSEETLILAKLNQLLGRNPDDELSISTEISLDSVIIDTDSLYALALRYSPILKSLNIDKEIAQRNLLLSKQEYLPDFMVKFEQGEMDFEFQNQKIMIGLTFPLWFLGKQRKMVDEMRAELRMAQVEYEAMELDIKRMIKELVIMLHNQRREINLYQNAIIPRIESALKSAIRDYELNRVDIMTVLETQNMLIENILQYQRARINYFITFAELERIISTDL, encoded by the coding sequence TAATGGACCCGATGTTGGGGATTGAATTTTCAAAGGATATGCGGATGTATTCAATATCCCAGGAATTCCCCTTCCCGACAAAATTAAGTAGTCAATATAAAATCGCAACCACAGTCGCTGAAAAAAACTTTATTCTTTTTGAGGCAAAGAAAAATGAGGTTATAAAAAATGTAAAAGAATTATATGGACAGTTATATATTATTCGGAAAGAAAGAGAGATAATGGAAATGGTAAAAGAGAACCTGGAAGGTATTCATTCCGTTACCATGAGAAATTATACGCTCAATCGTGTATCGCAGACCGATGTATTGCAGGTAGAGATTGGTCAGACTAAATTAGAAAACGAAATTTTAAATATAAAAAGTGAAGAAACTTTGATACTGGCAAAATTAAACCAATTGCTGGGCCGTAATCCAGATGATGAATTGAGTATTTCTACAGAAATTTCTTTAGATTCAGTTATAATTGATACTGATAGTCTGTATGCATTAGCATTGAGATACAGTCCAATCTTAAAATCCCTCAACATAGATAAAGAGATTGCTCAAAGAAATCTCTTATTATCAAAGCAAGAATACCTGCCTGATTTTATGGTAAAATTTGAGCAGGGAGAGATGGATTTTGAATTTCAAAATCAGAAGATAATGATAGGACTGACCTTCCCATTATGGTTTTTGGGTAAACAACGGAAGATGGTTGATGAAATGAGGGCAGAGTTGAGGATGGCACAGGTAGAATATGAGGCGATGGAGTTAGACATAAAGCGGATGATAAAAGAACTCGTTATTATGCTTCACAATCAGAGACGCGAAATTAATCTCTATCAAAATGCAATCATCCCGAGGATTGAATCTGCATTAAAATCTGCGATACGGGACTATGAGTTAAACAGAGTTGATATAATGACTGTCTTAGAAACCCAGAATATGTTGATTGAAAACATACTCCAGTACCAGCGGGCAAGAATAAACTATTTCATAACCTTTGCTGAACTTGAGAGAATAATCAGCACTGATTTGTAG